A single region of the Herpetosiphon gulosus genome encodes:
- a CDS encoding DUF1501 domain-containing protein: MLNRRQLLGLAPNIQVVQRKTIAVSPSQRDVLICVFQRGGADGLNMVVPHGEAAYYQARPNLAIAQPNQQFGAIDLDGFFGLHPSLKPFQEIWNAKQLAIVHACGSPDPTHSHFDAMDYMERGTPGQKSDPRGWLGRHLEATQQSNDSPFRAVGFGSLLQASLRGGAATALTSLEAFNLQANRLELPKLRAAHGQLYRGSGMLVGAAQQTFAALEIMQKLKPNQYQPSDGAVYPDSPYGKALKQIAQLIKADLGLEVACADIGDWDTHVNQGGADGGMAANLAEFAAGLRALYTDLSAHLGRVTIVTMSEFGRRAAENGGGGTDHGHGNVMFVMGGNVTGGIYGAWPGLQPEQLYGPGDLAITSDFRDVLAEILQKRLYSQQINQLFPEYLPSQSHNLVR; this comes from the coding sequence ATGCTTAATCGTCGCCAATTGCTCGGGCTAGCACCAAACATTCAGGTTGTTCAACGCAAAACTATCGCAGTTAGCCCAAGCCAGCGTGATGTTTTGATTTGTGTATTTCAGCGTGGTGGAGCCGATGGATTGAACATGGTTGTACCGCATGGTGAAGCTGCTTATTACCAAGCACGCCCAAATTTGGCGATTGCTCAGCCTAACCAACAATTTGGGGCAATTGATCTTGATGGATTTTTTGGTCTGCACCCCAGCCTTAAGCCATTCCAAGAAATTTGGAATGCCAAACAGCTGGCGATTGTCCATGCGTGCGGCTCACCCGATCCAACTCACTCGCATTTTGATGCCATGGATTATATGGAGCGTGGTACGCCTGGCCAGAAAAGCGACCCGCGCGGTTGGTTAGGGCGGCATCTCGAGGCAACCCAACAAAGCAACGATTCGCCATTTCGCGCAGTGGGATTTGGCTCGTTGCTACAAGCCTCGTTGCGCGGCGGCGCGGCCACAGCACTCACCAGCCTTGAGGCCTTTAATTTGCAAGCCAATCGCCTAGAACTACCCAAACTTCGCGCTGCCCATGGTCAACTCTATCGTGGTTCGGGCATGTTGGTTGGAGCAGCCCAGCAAACCTTTGCTGCGCTTGAAATTATGCAAAAACTCAAGCCAAACCAATATCAACCGAGCGATGGCGCGGTGTACCCTGATAGCCCATATGGCAAGGCTTTAAAGCAAATTGCTCAGTTAATCAAGGCCGATTTAGGCTTAGAGGTTGCCTGTGCCGACATCGGCGATTGGGATACTCATGTCAACCAAGGTGGGGCCGATGGCGGGATGGCTGCCAATTTGGCTGAATTTGCGGCTGGCTTACGGGCATTATATACCGATTTGAGCGCCCATTTAGGCCGAGTAACGATTGTAACCATGAGCGAATTTGGGCGCAGGGCTGCTGAAAATGGTGGCGGCGGGACTGATCATGGCCATGGCAATGTGATGTTCGTGATGGGTGGCAACGTAACTGGCGGCATTTATGGAGCATGGCCGGGCTTGCAACCCGAACAACTCTACGGGCCAGGCGATTTGGCAATTACCAGCGATTTTCGCGACGTGTTGGCTGAAATTTTGCAAAAACGCCTGTACAGCCAACAGATCAATCAGCTATTTCCGGAATATCTGCCGAGCCAAAGCCATAATTTGGTGCGCTAA
- a CDS encoding DUF1800 domain-containing protein, protein MLNRRNFLKMSGLATAYSLLPFWLSACDRADPSAIAQPTWEIEPVANGDHTSLAAIRHLLNRLSYGPLPGEIEQVQALGWDAYLEQQLNPSQLDDSALEQQLAQFTTLNRASAHLIEQYPKGASGPRLIMRELQAASLLRAASSKRQLFELMVDFWSNHFNIYIGKNQVKWLKTADDREVIRQHALGKFRDLLLDSAKSPAMLVYLDNAENVRTGVKVGKKMLGLNENYAREVLELHTVGADAGYSQADVQAVARVLTGWTITRPNSDQPGLFQFLAKFHDLEAKRIDFLQLDLAANGGIEEGELLLKLLAEHPKTAHRLAYKLCLRFVSDDPPASLIERVAQAYLQHDTDIRAMLNVLVNSNEFLAAAQQKIKQPMHLLISAIRATNSSITKQAFKGQNNLLEQLTNLGQMFFNWPPPDGYPQISSAWVNTGAMLNRWNLAFALAEGRINGLKTDISKFAKQQGQASELVDSLANYLNLSLAAESRASLIDYLNDSKAPNPTVDQAKIAGLLGLLLTSPEFQLC, encoded by the coding sequence ATGCTGAATCGACGTAATTTTTTGAAAATGAGTGGGCTAGCCACAGCCTATAGTTTGCTTCCATTCTGGCTAAGCGCCTGCGATCGGGCAGATCCTAGTGCAATCGCCCAACCAACATGGGAAATTGAACCTGTGGCGAACGGTGATCATACTAGCCTTGCGGCAATTCGCCATTTGCTCAATCGGCTCAGCTACGGCCCACTACCTGGTGAAATCGAGCAAGTTCAAGCCTTGGGTTGGGATGCCTACCTTGAGCAGCAATTAAACCCCAGCCAGCTTGATGATTCAGCTCTTGAGCAACAATTAGCTCAATTTACAACCCTCAATCGCGCTAGTGCCCATTTGATCGAGCAGTATCCCAAAGGTGCAAGCGGCCCACGCCTGATTATGCGCGAGCTTCAAGCCGCCAGCTTGTTACGGGCAGCGAGCAGCAAACGCCAATTGTTCGAGCTGATGGTCGATTTTTGGAGCAATCATTTCAATATTTACATTGGCAAAAATCAGGTCAAATGGCTCAAAACGGCTGATGATCGCGAGGTGATTCGCCAGCATGCGCTCGGCAAATTCCGCGATTTGTTGCTGGATTCGGCCAAAAGTCCAGCTATGTTGGTCTATCTCGATAATGCCGAGAACGTGCGAACTGGAGTCAAAGTTGGCAAGAAAATGCTTGGCTTGAATGAAAATTATGCCCGCGAAGTGCTTGAGTTGCATACAGTTGGCGCTGATGCAGGCTATAGTCAAGCCGATGTCCAAGCAGTTGCCCGCGTTTTGACTGGCTGGACAATCACTCGACCTAACAGTGATCAGCCTGGTTTATTTCAATTTCTGGCCAAATTTCACGATCTTGAGGCCAAGCGGATCGATTTTCTCCAGCTAGATTTGGCTGCTAATGGTGGAATCGAAGAAGGCGAATTGCTATTAAAGCTGCTAGCTGAACATCCCAAAACTGCCCATCGTTTGGCCTATAAACTCTGCCTACGCTTCGTCAGCGATGATCCACCAGCGAGTTTAATCGAACGGGTTGCCCAAGCCTATCTTCAGCACGATACCGATATTCGAGCCATGCTGAATGTTTTAGTCAATTCCAATGAATTTTTGGCTGCTGCTCAGCAAAAAATCAAGCAGCCCATGCATTTACTCATTTCAGCCATTCGCGCTACCAACAGCAGCATCACCAAACAAGCCTTCAAGGGTCAAAACAATCTACTTGAACAATTGACAAACTTAGGTCAAATGTTTTTCAACTGGCCGCCACCCGATGGCTATCCCCAAATCAGCAGCGCTTGGGTCAACACGGGCGCGATGCTCAATCGTTGGAATCTAGCTTTTGCCCTAGCTGAAGGTCGGATCAACGGCCTAAAAACCGATATCTCCAAGTTTGCCAAACAGCAAGGCCAAGCCAGCGAATTGGTCGATTCGCTAGCCAATTATCTCAATTTAAGCCTTGCCGCCGAGTCGCGAGCCAGCTTAATTGATTATTTAAATGATAGCAAAGCGCCAAACCCAACCGTTGATCAAGCCAAAATCGCTGGCTTGCTTGGCCTCTTGCTGACCAGCCCTGAATTTCAATTGTGCTAA